A section of the Bombus huntii isolate Logan2020A chromosome 5, iyBomHunt1.1, whole genome shotgun sequence genome encodes:
- the LOC126866173 gene encoding putative uncharacterized protein DDB_G0277255 isoform X4: protein MYARIYVHIVTTSVFTRVYNASFVVPMVEPRFHPFLFSREPCIRLRSAVAKRVSALRLLYSVSFIRAQTVFLFLFGRRKSYSLPRELLVDVRRLTVRGERALLSNTADLPLRRSPFPPLVLDALYHPSTERTCVGPLPSPCAAFLQRACHPPVFNPFPRSLGDWSGALARSLAPRVCSIALCPLPSTHPPQVCSSLYALERGLNPSLFVASANFAASSAATAAAAATTTATISSSSFSSSSSVLALALALLLPLPLPLPLPLPLPLPPPALRRVLFISSLLRMPCALSTERRMPFHFRWASPRRRSGPARNYPLVLRGRNLLVHGFVWLFHDVDSTNADITSFSRRDFCAAFSSSSSSSSSPCSSSSPSSFCNSSSSSFPFYFSPFSSSHSSPSPPLPPPPLLLPSLSSPHPITLSPVSFSFPLPSSFSSISFSFSSSFTTCSSFSSLSSTFSSSSPSSVLSSFCSFSIYLSLCFFFSFFLFFLPCHSYSFHRLFSIHSSNFSHFSLFPRFVFHFILFCLYRPPSVYIFTFSTRDRSSTEYRSQSLLKTADQLKIKGLCEVPESRDGPPSVSLSSPPREPGTPRINFTKLKRHHPRYKRPRTTFEPRATDSRHYDRYKEEESNENYDWENKENHIDWQPEDEECTEATAGAVVLETCQRSSNNSTTTGTTNNNNNNNNNNNNNNNNNASSNGNGNNTSNNNNNGDMFCHTGLGHYGHHPDPGEVDLPPETQPTPPSATLVGTTITHLRDSDHHSTEIQNCDSVKIKFETLHTMDSSDTIDIDSHMSDRASVSSKNAADSDNMMMITPELLGLMPSGSSVHSDSGENNSRGHPGQSSSHHHGSKSWTQEDMDAALEALRNHDMSLTKASVVSRSF, encoded by the exons ATGTATGCacgcatatatgtacatatagtCACGACCAGCGTGTTCACGCGAGTATATAACGCTAGCTTTGTCGTACCGATGGTAGAGCCACGATTCCATCCTTTTTTATTCTCTCGCGAACCTTGCATCCGTCTCCGTTCTGCCGTGGCCAAACGCGTTTCAGCTCTTCGTCTTCTATATTCCGTCTCGTTCATTCGGGCACAGACTGTATTTCTGTTTTTGTTCGGCCGGAGAAAGTCTTACTCGCTCCCACGGGAACTGCTCGTCGATGTTCGTCGCTTAACCGTCAGAGGCGAGCGCGCGCTTCTCTCAAACACCGCAGACTTGCCTCTCCGCCGATCCCCGTTCCCACCTCTCGTACTCGATGCTCTCTATCACCCTTCCACCGAACGGACTTGTGTCGGCCCGCTCCCCTCACCGTGCGCCGCTTTCCTCCAACGAGCCTGCCACCCGCCGGTTTTCAACCCCTTTCCCCGCTCTCTCGGGGACTGGTCAGGTGCGCtggctcgctcgctcgctccacGCGTATGCTCAATCGCTCTCTGTCCACTGCCGAGCACGCATCCCCCACAAGTCTGTTCCTCGTTGTACGCGCTCGAGCGCGGCCTGAATCCATCCTTGTTCGTCGCGTCGGCGAATTTCGCGGCGTCCtccgccgccaccgccgccgccgccgccaccaccaccgccaccatctcttcctcctccttctcctcttcctcctcgGTTCTGGCTCTGGCTCTGGCTCTGCTGCTGCCGTTGCCGCTGCCTCTGCCACTGCCTCTGCCTCTGCCTCTGCCTCCTCCCGCTCTTCGCCGCGTCCTCTTCATCTCCTCGCTCCTCCGAATGCCGTGCGCCCTCAGCACGGAGCGCCGAATGCCATTTCACTTTCGTTGGGCTTCGCCGCGTAGGAGATCGGGCCCTGCCAGGAATTATCCTCTCGTTCTACGTGGTCGTAACCTCCTCGTACACGGTTTCGTCTGGCTTTTTCACGACGTCGACTCTACTAACGCTGATATCACCTCGTTTTCTCGTCGTGACTTCTGCGccgctttttcttcttcttcttcttcctcctcctccccCTGCTCCTCCTCCTCCCCCTCCTCCTTCTGCaactcctcctcctcttcctttcctttttatttttcccctttttcttcttctcatTCTTCACCTTCTCCGCCTCTTCCTCCTCcacctcttcttcttccttctctttcatCTCCTCATCCTATTACCCTTTCTCctgtatctttttcttttccactTCCTTCGTCTTTCTCTTCtatctctttctccttctcttcttccttcACTACCTGTTCCTCATTCTCTAGCTTATCGTCCACTTTCTCTTCCTCCTCTCCTTCTTccgttctttcttctttctgttCGTTCTCTATTTATCTTTCgctttgtttcttcttttctttctttctcttctttcttccctGTCATAGTTACTCGTTCCATCGTTTATTCTCCATCCATTCGTCCAatttttcccatttttctctctttcctcgCTTCGTTTTCCATTTCATCCTGTTTTGTCTTTACCGTCCTCCTTCTGTGTACATCTTTACATTTTCAACGAGGGATCGTTCGTCTACGGAATATCGCAGTCAG TCACTGTTAAAAACAGCCGATCAGCTAAAGATCAAAGGACTGTGCGAGGTACCTGAAAGCAGAGACGGGCCACCATCGGTAAGTCTGAGTTCGCCGCCAAGAGAACCCGGTACTCCTAGAATAAATTTCACCAAGTTGAAGAGACATCATCCAAGGTATAAGAGGCCCAGAACCACGTTCGAGCCTCGCGCTACGGATTCGAGGCATTACGATCGATACAAAGAAGAGGAATCGAACGAAAACTACGATTGGGAGAACAAAGAG AATCACATAGACTGGCAACCCGAAGATGAGGAGTGCACGGAGGCAACCGCGGGAGCAGTAGTCTTGGAAACTTGCCAACGCAGCAGTAACAATAGTACCACTACTGGCACCAccaataataacaataacaacaacaacaacaacaacaacaataacaataacaacgCTAGCAGCAACGGCAACGGTAACAATACGAGCAACAACAATAACAACG gtGACATGTTTTGTCATACAGGCCTCGGTCATTACGGTCATCATCCGGATCCCGGAGAGGTTGACCTACCTCCAGAAACTCAACCTACACCACCAAGTGCCACATTGGTCGGTACTACGATTACACATTTAAGGGACTCGGATCATCATTCCACAG AGATCCAAAATTGTGACAGTGTAAAGATCAAGTTTGAAACATTGCACACGATGGATTCGTCGGACACGATCGATATCGATAGCCACATGTCGGATCGAGCGAGCGTCAGTTCAAAGAACGCGGCCGATAGCGACAACATGATGATGATCACACCGGAGTTGCTTGGATTAATGCCTTCTGGAAGTTCGGTTCACTCGGATTCCGGTGAAAATAACTCAAGGGGTCACCCCGGACAATCCAGCTCTCATCATCATGGTTCGAAATCGTGGACGCAAGAGGATATGGATGCCGCTTTGGAAGCCTTACGAAATCACGATATGAGCCTTACGAAAGCCTCCG TGGTGTCGCGATCGTTTTAG
- the LOC126866173 gene encoding uncharacterized protein LOC126866173 isoform X6, with the protein MYARIYVHIVTTSVFTRVYNASFVVPMVEPRFHPFLFSREPCIRLRSAVAKRVSALRLLYSVSFIRAQTVFLFLFGRRKSYSLPRELLVDVRRLTVRGERALLSNTADLPLRRSPFPPLVLDALYHPSTERTCVGPLPSPCAAFLQRACHPPVFNPFPRSLGDWSGALARSLAPRVCSIALCPLPSTHPPQVCSSLYALERGLNPSLFVASANFAASSAATAAAAATTTATISSSSFSSSSSVLALALALLLPLPLPLPLPLPLPLPPPALRRVLFISSLLRMPCALSTERRMPFHFRWASPRRRSGPARNYPLVLRGRNLLVHGFVWLFHDVDSTNADITSFSRRDFCAAFSSSSSSSSSPCSSSSPSSFCNSSSSSFPFYFSPFSSSHSSPSPPLPPPPLLLPSLSSPHPITLSPVSFSFPLPSSFSSISFSFSSSFTTCSSFSSLSSTFSSSSPSSVLSSFCSFSIYLSLCFFFSFFLFFLPCHSYSFHRLFSIHSSNFSHFSLFPRFVFHFILFCLYRPPSVYIFTFSTRDRSSTEYRSQNGYCCDKVFATHKESDRGGW; encoded by the exons ATGTATGCacgcatatatgtacatatagtCACGACCAGCGTGTTCACGCGAGTATATAACGCTAGCTTTGTCGTACCGATGGTAGAGCCACGATTCCATCCTTTTTTATTCTCTCGCGAACCTTGCATCCGTCTCCGTTCTGCCGTGGCCAAACGCGTTTCAGCTCTTCGTCTTCTATATTCCGTCTCGTTCATTCGGGCACAGACTGTATTTCTGTTTTTGTTCGGCCGGAGAAAGTCTTACTCGCTCCCACGGGAACTGCTCGTCGATGTTCGTCGCTTAACCGTCAGAGGCGAGCGCGCGCTTCTCTCAAACACCGCAGACTTGCCTCTCCGCCGATCCCCGTTCCCACCTCTCGTACTCGATGCTCTCTATCACCCTTCCACCGAACGGACTTGTGTCGGCCCGCTCCCCTCACCGTGCGCCGCTTTCCTCCAACGAGCCTGCCACCCGCCGGTTTTCAACCCCTTTCCCCGCTCTCTCGGGGACTGGTCAGGTGCGCtggctcgctcgctcgctccacGCGTATGCTCAATCGCTCTCTGTCCACTGCCGAGCACGCATCCCCCACAAGTCTGTTCCTCGTTGTACGCGCTCGAGCGCGGCCTGAATCCATCCTTGTTCGTCGCGTCGGCGAATTTCGCGGCGTCCtccgccgccaccgccgccgccgccgccaccaccaccgccaccatctcttcctcctccttctcctcttcctcctcgGTTCTGGCTCTGGCTCTGGCTCTGCTGCTGCCGTTGCCGCTGCCTCTGCCACTGCCTCTGCCTCTGCCTCTGCCTCCTCCCGCTCTTCGCCGCGTCCTCTTCATCTCCTCGCTCCTCCGAATGCCGTGCGCCCTCAGCACGGAGCGCCGAATGCCATTTCACTTTCGTTGGGCTTCGCCGCGTAGGAGATCGGGCCCTGCCAGGAATTATCCTCTCGTTCTACGTGGTCGTAACCTCCTCGTACACGGTTTCGTCTGGCTTTTTCACGACGTCGACTCTACTAACGCTGATATCACCTCGTTTTCTCGTCGTGACTTCTGCGccgctttttcttcttcttcttcttcctcctcctccccCTGCTCCTCCTCCTCCCCCTCCTCCTTCTGCaactcctcctcctcttcctttcctttttatttttcccctttttcttcttctcatTCTTCACCTTCTCCGCCTCTTCCTCCTCcacctcttcttcttccttctctttcatCTCCTCATCCTATTACCCTTTCTCctgtatctttttcttttccactTCCTTCGTCTTTCTCTTCtatctctttctccttctcttcttccttcACTACCTGTTCCTCATTCTCTAGCTTATCGTCCACTTTCTCTTCCTCCTCTCCTTCTTccgttctttcttctttctgttCGTTCTCTATTTATCTTTCgctttgtttcttcttttctttctttctcttctttcttccctGTCATAGTTACTCGTTCCATCGTTTATTCTCCATCCATTCGTCCAatttttcccatttttctctctttcctcgCTTCGTTTTCCATTTCATCCTGTTTTGTCTTTACCGTCCTCCTTCTGTGTACATCTTTACATTTTCAACGAGGGATCGTTCGTCTACGGAATATCGCAGTCAG AATGGGTATTGCTGCGATAAAGTTTTCGCAACACACAAAGAAAGTGACAGAGGCGGATGGTGA